One genomic region from Muriicola soli encodes:
- a CDS encoding DUF6095 family protein has product MKNSSGLRTNKELLLKGVKYLAYTVALMFTAPVVLYQAFKNQEHPWYLPVLIVGAILALAAIAMGFYSIKTVVDALFGKSSRSRN; this is encoded by the coding sequence ATGAAAAATAGTTCAGGCTTAAGGACGAATAAGGAGTTGTTGTTAAAAGGGGTTAAATATCTCGCTTATACCGTAGCGTTGATGTTTACTGCCCCGGTTGTTCTCTATCAGGCCTTTAAAAATCAGGAACACCCCTGGTACCTTCCTGTTTTAATTGTAGGAGCAATCCTGGCACTTGCCGCTATTGCGATGGGCTTTTACAGTATTAAAACGGTGGTAGACGCTTTATTTGGCAAATCATCCCGCAGTCGGAATTAA
- a CDS encoding transketolase family protein yields the protein MKKYIDQGKKDTRSGFGAGMTELGRTNPKVVSLCADLVGSLKIEQFIEENPERFFQVGIAEANMMGIAAGLTIGGFIPFTGTFANFSTGRVYDQIRQSIAYSGKNVKICASHAGLTLGEDGATHQILEDIGLMKMLPGMTVINGCDYNQTKAATLAIADHQGPVYLRFGRPKVPNFTDPDQVFEIGKAVKLTEGTDVTIIATGHLVWEALQAAESLESEGISAEVINIHTIKPLDEEAVLTSIQKTGCVVTAEEHNFLGGLGESIARTLTTHYPAPQEFVATQDTFGESGTAEQLMEKYGLDNKAVKKAVYEVLKRKA from the coding sequence ATGAAAAAGTATATAGATCAGGGGAAAAAAGATACTCGTAGTGGTTTCGGAGCCGGAATGACCGAACTGGGAAGGACAAATCCCAAAGTGGTTTCCTTGTGTGCCGACCTGGTGGGATCCTTAAAAATTGAACAGTTTATTGAAGAAAATCCGGAGCGATTTTTTCAGGTGGGAATAGCCGAAGCTAATATGATGGGAATAGCAGCGGGCTTAACCATTGGTGGTTTTATCCCATTTACGGGTACATTTGCCAACTTTTCAACCGGAAGGGTCTACGATCAGATCAGGCAATCGATAGCTTATTCAGGTAAAAATGTAAAAATTTGTGCTTCTCATGCCGGTTTAACTTTGGGGGAGGATGGAGCTACCCACCAGATCCTGGAAGACATAGGCCTGATGAAAATGCTTCCCGGAATGACGGTCATCAACGGATGTGACTATAACCAAACTAAGGCTGCAACTCTGGCTATTGCTGATCATCAGGGACCAGTATACTTAAGATTTGGAAGACCAAAAGTGCCCAACTTTACAGATCCGGATCAAGTCTTCGAAATTGGCAAGGCTGTAAAACTTACCGAAGGTACTGACGTAACCATCATTGCCACCGGCCATTTGGTCTGGGAGGCCCTGCAGGCTGCAGAATCCCTGGAAAGCGAAGGCATCTCAGCCGAAGTAATCAATATTCACACCATCAAACCCCTTGATGAAGAAGCCGTTCTTACTTCCATCCAAAAAACAGGCTGTGTTGTCACTGCTGAAGAACACAACTTTTTGGGCGGACTGGGAGAGAGCATCGCAAGGACGCTGACTACTCATTACCCTGCTCCTCAGGAATTTGTAGCCACCCAGGACACTTTTGGAGAGAGTGGAACAGCAGAGCAATTAATGGAAAAATACGGACTAGACAATAAAGCGGTAAAGAAGGCCGTTTACGAGGTGTTAAAGAGAAAAGCATAG
- a CDS encoding transketolase, producing the protein MSAPQDLEKIIIQVRRDIVRMVHKVNSGHPGGSLGCTEFFVALYFELMDLKSSFSMDGIGEDLFFLSNGHISPVYYSVLARKGFFPIEELNTFRLLNSRLQGHPTTHEGLPGVRIASGSLGQGMSVAVGAALAKKLNKDEHLIYSLHGDGELQEGQNWEAIMYAGSKKVDNLIATIDRNGQQIDGATEDVLSLGDVGAKFKAFDWDVIELKEGNDISAVIKTLKEAKSRTGKGKPVCVIMHTVMGNGVDFMMHTHAWHGKAPNDEQLQTALDQNPETLGDY; encoded by the coding sequence ATGTCAGCACCACAAGATTTAGAGAAGATCATCATCCAGGTTCGCAGGGATATTGTCAGAATGGTCCACAAGGTTAATTCAGGCCACCCTGGAGGGTCGCTGGGATGTACAGAATTTTTTGTCGCCCTGTATTTTGAGCTTATGGATTTAAAAAGTTCATTTTCCATGGATGGGATTGGCGAAGACCTTTTTTTCCTTTCCAACGGACACATCTCCCCGGTTTATTACAGTGTTTTGGCCCGAAAAGGATTTTTCCCAATTGAAGAATTAAACACTTTCCGATTGTTAAATTCTCGTTTACAAGGGCATCCTACAACTCATGAAGGACTGCCGGGAGTGCGAATTGCTTCGGGTTCGCTCGGACAGGGAATGTCAGTAGCCGTTGGGGCGGCCCTGGCGAAAAAGCTGAACAAAGATGAACACCTGATCTATAGCTTACACGGCGATGGGGAACTGCAGGAGGGTCAGAACTGGGAAGCTATTATGTATGCCGGGAGCAAAAAAGTGGATAACCTGATAGCTACGATCGACAGGAACGGACAGCAGATCGATGGGGCCACAGAAGACGTGCTGTCCCTCGGAGATGTTGGAGCCAAATTTAAAGCCTTTGACTGGGACGTCATTGAACTCAAAGAAGGGAATGACATCAGTGCTGTGATAAAAACACTGAAGGAGGCAAAGAGCAGGACAGGAAAAGGCAAACCCGTTTGTGTGATAATGCACACCGTGATGGGGAATGGAGTTGATTTTATGATGCATACCCATGCATGGCACGGGAAGGCTCCCAATGACGAACAATTACAAACGGCACTGGATCAGAATCCCGAAACATTGGGCGATTATTAA
- the rplT gene encoding 50S ribosomal protein L20: MPRSVNSVASRARRKKVLKQAKGYFGRRKNVWTVAKNAVEKAMVYAYRDRRNKKRNFRSLWITRINAGARMHGMSYSQFMGKVKANNIELNRKVLADLAMNHPEAFKAVVDKIK, translated from the coding sequence ATGCCAAGATCAGTAAATTCAGTTGCTTCCAGAGCGAGAAGAAAAAAAGTGCTCAAGCAAGCCAAAGGATACTTTGGAAGACGTAAGAACGTATGGACGGTTGCTAAGAACGCCGTTGAAAAGGCGATGGTTTACGCCTACAGAGACCGCAGAAACAAGAAAAGGAATTTCCGTTCCCTCTGGATCACCAGGATCAATGCCGGGGCCAGAATGCACGGAATGTCTTATTCTCAATTTATGGGAAAAGTAAAAGCCAACAACATCGAACTCAACAGGAAAGTATTGGCAGACCTTGCCATGAATCATCCTGAGGCCTTTAAGGCAGTGGTCGACAAAATAAAATAG
- a CDS encoding HAD family hydrolase, with protein MEKPSDISRIKLVVTDMDGTLLNPEHQVSDRFFELFEALKTKGVRFAAASGRQYNSIVSKLQPIRDQIFVIAENGGLAMQADREIVSTPLNPTTKNSVLNTLRRNSGIHPVLCARNNAYVAGHSSEFLSVLKEYYTEFEIIDDLRGFDQEVMKIAAYHFESSERHIYPLVSPFEDSLMVKISGRHWVDISHPNANKGHALKIIQGELGIGPAETMVFGDYNNDLEMLALSDFSYAMANAHPNVLKAARYMTKSNEQMGVEVVLQELLKSLD; from the coding sequence ATGGAAAAGCCTAGCGACATCTCCCGAATTAAATTAGTGGTAACCGATATGGACGGGACCCTGCTCAACCCTGAACATCAGGTAAGCGACAGGTTTTTCGAGCTATTTGAGGCACTTAAAACAAAGGGAGTTCGATTTGCCGCCGCCAGTGGAAGACAGTACAACAGTATTGTATCCAAATTGCAACCCATCAGAGACCAAATCTTCGTCATTGCTGAAAATGGAGGCCTCGCCATGCAAGCCGACAGGGAAATTGTTTCCACTCCCCTGAATCCCACTACAAAGAATTCCGTCCTCAATACACTACGAAGAAACAGCGGTATTCATCCCGTACTTTGCGCCAGGAATAACGCATATGTAGCAGGCCATTCTTCTGAGTTTTTAAGTGTTCTTAAAGAATACTATACCGAATTTGAGATCATTGATGACCTGCGGGGATTTGATCAGGAGGTTATGAAAATTGCCGCCTATCATTTTGAAAGTTCAGAACGACATATTTACCCACTTGTTTCCCCATTTGAGGATTCACTGATGGTCAAGATCTCCGGACGTCACTGGGTAGACATCTCACATCCCAATGCCAATAAGGGTCATGCCTTAAAAATTATACAAGGTGAACTGGGAATTGGGCCCGCAGAAACCATGGTTTTTGGAGATTACAACAATGACCTTGAAATGCTGGCCTTGTCCGACTTCAGCTATGCAATGGCCAACGCACATCCTAATGTCCTTAAGGCCGCTAGGTATATGACAAAGAGCAACGAACAAATGGGTGTGGAAGTAGTACTACAAGAATTATTAAAAAGCCTGGATTAG
- the rpmI gene encoding 50S ribosomal protein L35, whose translation MPKMKTKSSAKKRFKLTGTGKIKRKHAYKSHILTKKSKKRKLRLTHSTLVHSSDENSIKEQLRLK comes from the coding sequence ATGCCTAAGATGAAAACAAAGTCCAGTGCCAAAAAAAGGTTTAAACTTACCGGTACTGGAAAGATCAAAAGGAAGCACGCCTACAAGAGTCATATTCTGACCAAGAAATCAAAAAAGCGTAAGCTTCGCTTAACTCATTCTACCCTGGTACACAGCTCGGATGAGAATAGTATTAAAGAGCAGTTGCGATTAAAATAA
- a CDS encoding asparagine synthetase B — protein sequence MILLPMDAESQENHLKAYGITYWVLTKEQKVQWLLNYRGGSFLLPDGEAIRRECQIRGVSFEIISDAKAEAILDAIGSPSQNQEAVILEKAPKIAVYSPKENQPWDDAVTMVLTYAEIPYVTVYDEEVLDDQLALYDWLHLHHEDFTGQYGKFYQAYRTQPWYIEGKLNAEARAEKLGFSKVSEEKGAVAGKIRDYVIGGGFMFAMCSATDSFDIALAARGVDICEPMFDGDPSEPNYQGKLNFDNTFAFEDFTLERNPLRYEFSSIDMTNKRRGVPRESDYFTLMDFSAKWDPVPTMLCQNHTMLVKGFMGQTTAFERSEIKPVVLVLGENKINGEARYIHGIKGKGFFTFYGGHDPEDYQHRVGDPKTELELHPNSPGYRLILNNVLFPAARKKKQKT from the coding sequence ATGATTCTCCTTCCGATGGATGCGGAAAGTCAGGAGAACCACCTCAAGGCATATGGAATAACGTACTGGGTGCTGACCAAGGAACAAAAAGTTCAATGGTTACTCAATTACCGCGGGGGTTCCTTTTTACTCCCCGACGGGGAAGCTATCCGAAGGGAATGCCAGATCAGAGGAGTCTCTTTTGAGATCATCTCTGATGCAAAAGCCGAAGCTATCCTCGACGCCATCGGGAGTCCTTCCCAGAATCAGGAAGCCGTGATTCTGGAGAAAGCACCGAAAATAGCGGTCTACAGTCCAAAAGAAAATCAGCCCTGGGATGATGCCGTTACCATGGTACTCACCTATGCTGAAATCCCATACGTAACGGTCTATGACGAGGAAGTTCTGGATGATCAATTAGCACTGTACGATTGGCTGCACCTGCACCACGAAGATTTTACGGGACAATACGGCAAATTTTACCAGGCATACCGTACTCAGCCCTGGTATATTGAAGGGAAACTGAATGCCGAGGCACGTGCCGAAAAACTCGGTTTTTCCAAGGTTTCAGAAGAAAAGGGAGCTGTGGCCGGAAAGATCAGGGATTATGTTATTGGTGGTGGATTTATGTTTGCGATGTGCTCTGCAACAGACAGTTTTGACATTGCCCTGGCGGCCAGGGGAGTGGATATCTGCGAGCCCATGTTTGATGGGGATCCCTCAGAGCCTAATTATCAGGGAAAACTGAATTTTGACAATACTTTCGCCTTTGAGGATTTTACGCTGGAACGCAATCCGCTTCGGTATGAATTCTCTTCCATTGACATGACTAATAAAAGACGAGGCGTGCCCAGGGAATCGGATTATTTTACCCTGATGGATTTTTCCGCCAAATGGGATCCCGTGCCTACGATGTTGTGCCAAAATCACACTATGCTCGTAAAGGGCTTTATGGGGCAGACCACGGCATTTGAAAGGAGTGAAATCAAGCCTGTTGTCCTGGTATTAGGCGAGAATAAAATCAATGGGGAGGCACGCTACATCCATGGGATTAAAGGAAAGGGATTTTTCACCTTTTACGGAGGACATGATCCGGAAGACTATCAGCACCGTGTTGGTGATCCCAAAACAGAACTTGAATTACATCCGAATTCTCCGGGATATCGCCTTATTTTAAATAATGTACTCTTTCCTGCTGCGCGTAAAAAAAAGCAAAAAACCTAA
- the thrS gene encoding threonine--tRNA ligase, which produces MINITLPDGSVKTFNEGVTPMDVALDISEGLARNVISAKFNDQIVETVTPLEQDGSLTLYTWRDELGKKAFWHSSSHVVAQALEELYPGIKLTIGPAIENGFYYDVDFGEHNISEKDFPEIEKRAIEITRGKHPYKMREVTKKDALDYYKKQGNEYKVELISNLEDGTITFCDHDSFTDLCRGGHIPNTGYIKALKLLSVAGAYWRGDEQNPQLTRVYGISFPKQKELTEYLELLEEAKKRDHRKLGKELELFTFSQKVGQGLPLWLPKGAALRERLEQFLKKAQKKAGYEMVISPHIGQKDLYVTSGHYAKYGEDSFQPIHTPKEDEEFLLKPMNCPHHCEIYNAKPFSYRELPKRYAEFGTVYRYEQSGELHGLTRVRGFTQDDAHIFCTQEQLDQEFKNVIDLSLYVLGSLGFDHFTAQVSVRDLDKPEKYIGAVENWEKAEQAIINAAEEKGLDFKVVAGEAAFYGPKLDFMVKDALGRNWQLGTIQVDYNLPERFDLTYKGSDNELHRPVMIHRAPFGSMERFVALLLEHTGGNFPLWLTPEQAIILPVSEKHEKYAEKVLKSIENNEIRALIDARNETVGKKIREAEMNKIPFMLIVGENEEAEGTISVRRHGGEDIGNISLDDFADLVETEINSTLKTF; this is translated from the coding sequence ATGATCAACATTACGCTCCCTGACGGCTCCGTCAAGACTTTTAATGAAGGGGTTACCCCCATGGATGTTGCCCTAGATATCAGTGAAGGCCTGGCCAGGAACGTTATTTCCGCCAAATTCAACGACCAGATTGTAGAAACCGTGACTCCGCTAGAACAGGATGGAAGCCTCACCCTGTACACCTGGAGAGACGAACTCGGGAAAAAAGCCTTTTGGCATTCGTCTTCTCATGTGGTAGCACAAGCCTTAGAGGAATTGTACCCAGGGATAAAACTCACTATAGGCCCGGCCATTGAAAATGGATTTTACTACGACGTAGATTTCGGGGAACACAACATATCCGAAAAGGATTTTCCCGAGATTGAGAAAAGAGCTATCGAAATAACAAGGGGCAAACACCCCTATAAAATGCGGGAGGTAACCAAAAAAGATGCTCTCGATTATTATAAAAAACAGGGGAATGAGTACAAGGTAGAACTGATTTCCAACCTGGAGGACGGTACAATAACTTTTTGTGATCACGACAGCTTTACCGATCTCTGCCGGGGAGGCCATATCCCGAATACAGGCTACATCAAAGCGCTTAAACTACTAAGTGTTGCGGGAGCATATTGGAGGGGAGATGAGCAGAATCCGCAATTGACACGCGTATACGGCATATCCTTTCCTAAGCAGAAGGAACTTACGGAATACCTCGAGCTTTTAGAGGAGGCCAAAAAACGTGATCACAGAAAACTGGGGAAGGAATTAGAATTATTTACCTTTTCTCAAAAGGTAGGTCAGGGATTACCCTTATGGCTACCAAAAGGGGCAGCCCTGAGGGAAAGACTTGAGCAATTTCTTAAAAAGGCTCAGAAAAAAGCAGGTTACGAGATGGTCATTTCCCCCCATATCGGTCAAAAAGACTTGTATGTCACTTCCGGACATTACGCAAAATACGGGGAAGACAGTTTTCAACCCATTCATACCCCGAAAGAAGATGAAGAGTTCCTCCTGAAGCCGATGAATTGCCCGCATCATTGTGAGATCTACAATGCAAAGCCATTTAGCTACAGGGAATTACCGAAGCGCTATGCCGAATTTGGGACCGTATATAGATATGAACAAAGTGGTGAACTACACGGTCTTACTCGCGTAAGAGGCTTTACTCAGGACGATGCACATATATTTTGTACCCAGGAGCAATTGGATCAGGAATTTAAAAACGTAATCGATCTTTCCCTTTACGTCTTGGGCTCATTGGGTTTTGATCATTTTACCGCCCAGGTGTCTGTTAGAGATCTAGATAAACCTGAAAAGTACATTGGTGCTGTTGAAAATTGGGAAAAAGCTGAGCAGGCTATAATCAATGCTGCAGAAGAAAAAGGTTTAGACTTCAAAGTAGTAGCCGGAGAAGCCGCATTTTATGGCCCTAAACTCGATTTTATGGTCAAGGACGCACTTGGCAGAAATTGGCAGCTGGGTACCATACAGGTAGATTACAACCTGCCTGAACGATTCGACCTCACCTACAAAGGAAGCGATAATGAATTACACAGACCTGTGATGATCCACAGGGCACCATTTGGCAGTATGGAACGGTTTGTAGCCCTTTTACTGGAACACACCGGTGGAAATTTCCCATTGTGGCTAACTCCCGAGCAGGCTATCATCTTGCCAGTCAGCGAGAAACATGAAAAATATGCGGAAAAAGTTTTAAAATCGATAGAAAATAACGAAATTCGCGCGCTCATTGATGCCAGAAATGAGACCGTGGGTAAGAAAATAAGGGAGGCTGAAATGAATAAAATTCCTTTCATGCTGATTGTTGGAGAGAATGAAGAAGCAGAAGGAACGATTTCTGTGAGAAGGCACGGAGGCGAAGATATAGGAAACATAAGCCTTGACGATTTTGCCGACTTGGTTGAAACAGAAATAAATAGTACATTAAAGACGTTTTAA
- a CDS encoding outer membrane beta-barrel protein translates to MKKTLLTVAIAALSAISYAQVDSKFGVKAGLNYNANGDYFESASEAARNPDRNVGYHIGFFGQIGSRVYFRPEVVYTSISSEYENEDFKMQKLDLPLLIGTKIIGPLHVFGGPAFQYILDTEYDGITISDVRNDFTVGLNIGAGINLGKLGIDLRYERGFSDNEATFINTNITTVPQSRIDTRPDQLILSFSLAL, encoded by the coding sequence ATGAAAAAAACACTTCTTACGGTGGCTATTGCTGCCCTTTCAGCTATTTCTTATGCTCAGGTCGATTCAAAGTTTGGGGTAAAAGCCGGACTCAACTACAACGCTAACGGGGATTATTTTGAATCCGCCAGTGAGGCCGCGAGAAATCCCGACAGAAATGTGGGATATCACATCGGATTCTTTGGCCAGATAGGTTCAAGGGTTTACTTCAGACCTGAAGTGGTCTATACAAGCATTTCATCTGAGTATGAAAATGAGGATTTTAAAATGCAGAAATTAGACCTGCCATTATTAATTGGTACAAAAATTATTGGTCCCCTGCATGTTTTTGGTGGCCCGGCATTTCAATACATACTCGATACGGAGTATGACGGTATTACCATTAGTGATGTGCGGAACGACTTTACGGTTGGGCTAAACATTGGAGCGGGGATCAACCTAGGAAAATTGGGTATAGACCTCAGGTATGAAAGGGGCTTTAGTGATAACGAAGCTACCTTTATCAATACTAATATTACCACCGTGCCTCAAAGCCGGATTGATACAAGACCCGATCAACTCATTTTGAGTTTCTCACTGGCACTTTAA
- a CDS encoding acetyl-CoA carboxylase carboxyltransferase subunit alpha → MEYLDFELPIKELEEQLEKCQIIGEESDVDVTETCKQIEKKLSETRKEIYKNLSAWQRVQLSRHPNRPYTLDYIRAICGETWLELHGDRNVKDDKAMIGGLGKIGDQSYMFIGQQKGYNTKTRQLRNFGMANPEGYRKALRLMKSAEKFNVPVVCFIDTPGAYPGIEAEERGQGEAIARNILEMTRLKVPIIVVIIGEGASGGALGIGVGDKVLMLENTWYSVISPESCSSILWRSWEYKEIAAEALKLTATDMKRLKLIDEIVKEPEGGAHANREKTFEIVKNKISKHYEELQKLSPKELVKTRMDKYANMGVFSG, encoded by the coding sequence ATGGAATATTTGGATTTTGAGCTTCCCATAAAAGAATTGGAAGAGCAGTTGGAGAAATGTCAGATCATTGGGGAAGAAAGCGATGTGGATGTTACCGAAACCTGCAAGCAGATAGAAAAAAAACTCTCCGAGACCAGGAAAGAGATCTATAAAAACCTCTCGGCATGGCAGAGGGTGCAACTTTCCAGACACCCCAACAGGCCTTATACCCTGGATTATATCAGGGCGATCTGTGGGGAAACCTGGTTAGAACTTCACGGCGATCGCAATGTAAAAGACGATAAAGCTATGATCGGGGGTCTGGGGAAGATCGGGGATCAAAGTTATATGTTCATTGGGCAGCAAAAGGGCTACAATACAAAGACGAGACAGCTCAGAAACTTCGGGATGGCCAATCCGGAAGGATACAGAAAGGCATTGCGCCTGATGAAGTCGGCCGAAAAATTCAATGTCCCTGTAGTTTGTTTTATCGACACCCCCGGTGCCTATCCGGGCATAGAGGCTGAGGAAAGGGGACAAGGAGAAGCTATTGCGCGGAACATCCTCGAAATGACCAGGCTTAAAGTGCCGATCATTGTCGTTATCATAGGTGAAGGAGCTTCCGGTGGAGCTTTGGGAATTGGAGTGGGGGATAAGGTTTTGATGCTTGAAAACACCTGGTACTCTGTAATTTCCCCGGAATCCTGTTCTTCCATCTTATGGCGGAGCTGGGAATATAAAGAAATCGCAGCAGAGGCGTTGAAATTGACCGCTACAGATATGAAGCGCCTAAAGTTAATAGACGAGATTGTAAAAGAACCCGAAGGAGGAGCGCATGCCAACCGGGAAAAGACCTTTGAAATTGTAAAAAACAAAATCAGTAAGCATTACGAGGAACTCCAAAAGTTATCACCAAAAGAACTGGTAAAAACGAGGATGGACAAGTATGCTAATATGGGAGTTTTCAGTGGTTAA
- a CDS encoding secondary thiamine-phosphate synthase enzyme YjbQ: protein MLIVHQKEISLAPYPRGFHLITKRVIQEMPEIEKISMGMLQVFIKHTSASLTINENADITVREDFERHINVMVPENAPYYVHTYEGADDMPAHIKASMMGSSVQIPITNGTLNLGTWQGIYLCEHRDRSRGRSLLLTVWGL from the coding sequence ATGTTGATAGTTCATCAGAAAGAGATTTCATTGGCTCCATACCCACGTGGATTTCATTTGATTACTAAGCGGGTCATTCAGGAAATGCCGGAGATTGAGAAAATAAGTATGGGCATGTTGCAGGTGTTTATCAAACACACTTCGGCCAGCCTTACGATTAATGAAAATGCTGATATCACGGTCAGGGAGGATTTTGAACGTCATATCAATGTAATGGTCCCTGAAAATGCGCCTTACTACGTTCACACTTACGAAGGGGCCGACGATATGCCTGCGCATATCAAAGCTTCAATGATGGGCAGTAGTGTGCAAATACCCATAACGAATGGCACACTGAATCTGGGTACCTGGCAGGGGATATATCTCTGTGAGCACAGGGATCGTAGCCGGGGACGTTCATTGCTTCTCACTGTCTGGGGTTTGTGA
- the infC gene encoding translation initiation factor IF-3, whose protein sequence is MNKKILSPEVRLVGDNVEMGVYPIREALNKAEELELDLVEISPNAEPPVCKIIDYKKFLYEQKKREKQMKAKATKVIVKEIRFGPNTDDHDYEFKKKHAEKFLKEGAKLKAYVFFKGRSIVYKDKGEILLLRLAQELEEYGKVEQMPRLEGKRMTMFIAPKTKK, encoded by the coding sequence ATCAATAAAAAGATTTTATCGCCTGAGGTACGCCTCGTTGGTGATAACGTGGAAATGGGAGTCTACCCGATCAGGGAGGCACTCAACAAGGCTGAAGAACTGGAATTAGATTTAGTTGAGATTTCACCTAACGCTGAACCCCCGGTCTGTAAAATTATAGATTACAAAAAATTCCTTTACGAGCAGAAGAAGCGCGAGAAGCAGATGAAGGCCAAGGCTACCAAAGTCATCGTAAAGGAGATACGGTTTGGGCCGAATACGGACGACCACGATTACGAGTTTAAGAAAAAACACGCAGAAAAGTTCCTTAAGGAAGGAGCAAAACTTAAGGCCTACGTCTTTTTTAAAGGCAGGTCGATTGTTTACAAAGACAAGGGAGAGATCCTCTTGTTGAGATTAGCGCAGGAATTGGAAGAGTACGGAAAAGTTGAACAAATGCCGCGACTCGAAGGAAAACGGATGACGATGTTCATTGCGCCAAAGACCAAAAAGTAA
- the tgt gene encoding tRNA guanosine(34) transglycosylase Tgt produces the protein MITDHGSIKTPIFMPVGTVASVKGVHQRELREEIDPDIILGNTYHLYLRPKPEILQQAGGLHAFMGWDRNILTDSGGYQVYSLSGNRKIREEGVKFKSHIDGSTHMFTPERVMEIQRIIGADIIMAFDECTPYPCDYKYAERSMHMTHRWLERCITHLEKTPLLYDYSQTFFPIVQGSTYKDLRKQSAEYIAGVGAEGNAIGGLSVGEPAEEMYGMTEVVCDILPEDKPRYLMGVGTPINLLENIALGIDMFDCVMPTRNGRNGMLFTAEGTINIKNKKWENDFSAIDEHGPTFVDKEYSKAYLRHLFVANEYLGKQIATIHNLGFYLWLVREARNHILAGDFTPWKAKMVKQMDKRL, from the coding sequence ATGATTACGGATCACGGGAGCATAAAAACCCCAATTTTTATGCCTGTGGGTACGGTAGCCTCGGTAAAAGGCGTTCACCAGCGGGAACTCCGGGAAGAAATTGATCCGGATATCATTTTAGGAAATACCTATCACTTGTATTTGCGCCCCAAACCTGAGATATTACAACAAGCCGGGGGCCTGCACGCCTTTATGGGATGGGATCGCAATATTTTGACCGACAGCGGAGGATACCAGGTCTATTCCCTCTCGGGAAACAGGAAGATCAGAGAAGAAGGAGTTAAGTTTAAATCGCATATCGATGGCTCTACTCATATGTTTACGCCAGAGCGGGTCATGGAAATTCAAAGGATAATTGGAGCCGATATTATTATGGCCTTTGATGAATGTACGCCCTATCCATGCGACTATAAATATGCCGAGCGTTCTATGCATATGACGCATAGATGGCTGGAGCGTTGTATCACACATCTTGAGAAGACCCCCCTTCTCTACGATTATTCACAGACCTTTTTTCCCATTGTGCAGGGATCAACCTATAAGGATCTCAGAAAGCAATCTGCAGAGTATATCGCCGGTGTAGGAGCCGAAGGAAATGCAATCGGTGGATTGTCCGTGGGTGAACCCGCTGAGGAAATGTACGGAATGACAGAAGTGGTTTGCGACATTCTCCCGGAGGATAAACCCAGATACCTTATGGGTGTTGGTACACCAATCAATCTTCTTGAAAATATTGCACTGGGAATTGATATGTTCGACTGTGTTATGCCTACCAGAAATGGACGTAATGGCATGTTATTTACAGCAGAGGGCACCATAAATATCAAAAACAAAAAGTGGGAGAATGATTTCTCTGCTATCGATGAGCACGGACCCACCTTTGTAGACAAAGAGTATTCAAAGGCCTACCTGAGGCATCTTTTTGTGGCGAATGAATATTTGGGCAAGCAAATTGCCACGATTCACAACCTCGGCTTTTACCTGTGGTTGGTAAGGGAAGCCAGAAATCATATTTTAGCCGGGGATTTTACCCCCTGGAAAGCGAAAATGGTCAAACAAATGGATAAGCGCTTGTAA